The Ipomoea triloba cultivar NCNSP0323 chromosome 4, ASM357664v1 DNA segment AGATCTGCGGCGAATATATATGGGGAAAGTGGGGAATCGATGGAACCGCGAGTCCTTGTTGTCAATACGTTGAATGTAAAGGGGTATATGGGGAATTTGGGACCGGAAATTTTTAGGGATTTTCAACCGAACATTTCATTGATTCCACATTTCCACCGAATAAACCCTCAAAAAACTGATGAGTTGaatttttttgactttttaaatatttttatttttgtattatatatttaattaactttttaaattttatattacattCTTTATAAGTTGAacttctaaaaataattaaaccatttgtcaaaaaaaaaataattaaaccattgagaaataaatggtttattttttaaattcatattacttttttttttcttcacaaataagattataataattaaggtaTTGGAAAATTTATTGTAATCTAATAGTGATTGACTCTTCCAAATTTAGTAAATGAATCTTAAACTCATCTTAAACAACTTTTAATCAAGGTTGGAAATAactcaaacaactaataatatattttttttgatttCACCTCTTTACGTACGTAATAATTGTTGATgagttatttttatattgaaacaATGACTAAATCAATCAACCAATTACATgtgaaattataattaagtcatccgattcaaacaaaaaagttgGTTAATTACTAATTACCATGTCCACAtggcttttcttttctttttagttttaaacttatattttttattttaaaattgattttaatgttttttcattttcttcatctccATGCCGGAGACAAAGGTCTCTTTATCTTCAATATCCAACACCGGAGAAGagatgtcaattttttttatttgattttttgtttaattgtttgaaaaaaaaaaacattacttgGCTCAActatgttaaaaaataaaaataaaaatttaaatgccATATAATTGTTTTTTCACCCAGAGTGCTAGATTGCTAGTCAATTTGGTCGGATTGCACGAACTTGACTTTTTTGCTTaggctaattgcactttttaactTGGATTGTTCAATTACATTTTCGCATgtaatttaatgattaatttgatcaatattcccttttgattaataaatatgtatatttattttttaacattggGTGGGAGTCGTTCAATTCAAAATAGACAAAAATTCAATAAAGTTTTATTGATATGTTATGGGCTCTGTTTGGCACGCTTAGCTGAAAAAGATAGTAGTTAATAAGATAACtgattaaaattaaagagtttggtaaaattagttgttgaataaaatgataagtgtaaaaagacataaaaagatacatttttattGATATGTTATGGGATGGTTCACGTGCGAAGAGTCTTCCATGTGAAACATGGGATGATATTTGAGACGTTGATCTAATTTAGATCAacaactcaaatcaagaatttttttaaatgcgcTTCCTTGAAACTGGATGAATATTATCAACTAACTcgaaatgatgcaccttaagctataaaactACACACCTTAAGATGTAAAACTGCGCACCCTAAGTtataaaacaacgcaccttaagctataaaattatgcaccttaaactagaaaagtAACGCACATTAAGCTATAAAACAACGCGACTTAAACTATAAAACTACGCACATTAACCTTTAAACATACGTACATTAAATTTTTAACTGATGCAtcttaaactagaaagtgacacaCCTTTAACTATAAaactatgcaccttaaactataaaACGACACACCTTAACCTTTTAAACTTAAGAATAATTATGGTACTACTCAACGGGCTCAATAGACATGTTGGTTCTACGGTACTACTCAATGAGGCTGTTGAATCCGTTGGGGAGCCCGTTGTACATTCCCtcactaacgcaccttaagatatAAATTTACACACCTTGGGTTTTGAgcttacacaccttaagctttaaaaaattacacaccttaagctttgaTCATAGGCAAGATTACCATAATACTATtgcgtttatatatatatatatatatatatatatatatatatatataatttgtcttCATTCTGGgatgttgattttggcaagatcaatagTTGAGATTTCAACCCATTTTTTACCTAAGCCATATAATTGAACTTGAtctcatacacacacacacactactatgattaaataataaaaaaagggaGCTCAATTGTCTTGGATATATGATTACAACGCAATGATGAACACATACGATAAAGAATTGAgagtaaaaaatatttagagaaAATACATGTACGGTAAAGAATTGAGAGGAGAAtggtgtttaaaaaaaatagatattagattttgatttaagaaagataaatggtatcatttttgtaaattaataaggatacaaaagaaagaaaatattaaaagtgTAACTTATATTGAAACGCCACTTGGAGAATGTTTCAAactaagctattattttaagctctTATATTTTACCAAATGTAGCTTATGGCTTATctatagtttaaaataagttacAAGTTTGAAAATAAGCTATACCAAACAAGAGTCATGATGttaacattaaaacaaaattatgaaAGAAAATAGCATTATTcggttgaaaattttaataaacatTTTCAATGTAAAAGAGTATTAATTTTTTCCCACtatcaataatatttattatttattttaaataattgctacttattttatcatttataatAAGTTGACATTGGTGCTGCAACATTTGAAATGTTTATTTAATCCTCAATTAAGTTTggctattaatattaattttactatattatttaACCGTTATGTATGTGGCTGAGGGCGGACGGGGGTGCACACGTGACACGTGTGTGGGTACGTGCATGGTTTTTATACATATTCTGTTggatatgaaattaaaaatggtGAATAACACACCAACTTTaagtaaacaattaattaaagcaCCAAACATATAAATATTGGTTTTGACTAACAAAGTcgtggtaataaactctaacaCCATGACTTATAATTATGTGGACAAAATTGCTATTTCCAGGTAAGGGTCTTAAAGTGGGTTGAGACACGCGCATCGATCCTAACTCATCTTACTGTGGCAAATTATTTTATAGATTCGGATTCAAAATGACGTAggtacacaatttacatactgaacaattttaccttttaaaaatttataatttgtataccACGAATGCACAATGCTGacatatactccgtatgtatataattgattattttgttttgtattaacAAGTTTCTTTAAAATACTACAGGCAGTTCCGATACTATAAACACccaattttaatcttttaaaatttattacagTCTCGTATTCACAAATTTATTTCTACAGTTGTTATGTGTTGTTTTGACCTCaaaacacaatttacattttgaaagttcacaattccaatacaaaaaaaaaaaaaaaaaacacacacaattCAATGTCGTTTAAGACTATGGTCCACCGTGGTTCATAGTATAACAACTGTACTGTGGTGTGTACTGTGGTGCCCCCTCACATGAGCTGGCCGTATTGACACTCTTATTTTCAAGCGTCAATATTAGGTTAGATGGAAGCATTAAGTAACAACCAATAAAAACATGTTTACGGGATCCTCGTGACAATTAAAGATATTGGATTTGTGAATTCGATTACAAAATTGGAACTACGATTTAATAACAAGACTTTAACGAATTTAACTATCTTAACTATTTAGTCTGAATGTCTAATCAAAACGTCAAAAATATTGTCTAATTGACAACTTATTTGAATGACATTTTAGAGAAAAAACCGTCTAACTTTAGAAACATTACAACTTGTAATGTTTCACTTCTATCATTTTGtcaaaacataatttttgttcTCAAAATGCCCTTAAATGCTTACTAAGGTAAGCAGTATCTCTCCGAAAGGGGAGAGTGATCTAACTCCCAAATGTGGGAGAAGATAATGTTGTGCGGAATCTGCCCAGCTTCAAAAGTAAGCACGAGCCTCCCATTTTATTGGGGAGCATCATTATCATGTTTCATTTTCTTAGAACTAGGTAATGTGCGTGttactttttctttatttttttttaaagaattatattatattaataaatttataaatattaacaataaattattatttaaattataaatagataaaatattatataagtaacaattatttttatatatttgtttaaatatcTACGTTacttattacatttaattttatgattactaattaataaattattttttataaaacacACATGTGTCTATTTATGTTTTTTGACATGTTAACTACTAATCATAAATAGTTAATTTTACTCAAGTCTTTGTACAAACCGCTGATACAATATGCCTGTCGTGGTTTATTGCTGACAAATGGACAAATGGCTAACACAATTCAGTAACTATTAACCATTAAATGCGAAATAAGGGCATTGTAGATTTGTGAATAATCTGTCGTGGTTTATTGCTGAGTTAAAATAGAGGTTACATAAGTGTAGAGTTTGAAACTAACCCAATCCAGTTGTGATAGTTTAGAAAGTTAAGAAGAGTGATAATGGTGAGGACCTTAATGTTCATATTCTTAATGTAATTTAGATGCCTTTCCGGAAAAAATTGAAGATGTAATATCAAGCATATTCATTAGCTAGGCAAACACATGCATGTGTTGGATAGcaacaaattaaactttaaGAATATGAAACCCACCCTCTATACTTTTGATATCCCACCAAATGGCAAACACTTGTTTGTACTCCTTATTAAAGTAGCATTGTCAAGTTTTATGTAATCTTATTGGGATGGACTTTTGATCCTCCGCcttttatttgtaatcttttgAGTTATGAGTAACAATTGCGTGtttgttttctttcaaaaaaaaaaaagaaaaaaagtagcattgtcaatgaaaattgattttcgaTCAATGGGAAAACAAAAccaattttctggaaaatacctttccttttttttttttttttaggggaaGTGGATTCTCATTTTCCCTATTGCGCTGCTTCTTCATCTTCCATAGCTttacttcttcatcttcttacTACCAACGAGAAATCACAACTTCTTCACCTTTTTGCCCACAATCGAAAACTAATTTCCGGTGATGACTCTAGTTTCCGACTTTGAAAACCAAATATGGTTAGCTTTGGTTTCAAGGAGGAAACCAAAGACCTGAGACCtgcatcatttaaaaaaaaaaataataaacaacacTCATTTTATACCATGAATGAcactcaatttttttatttaataaataacactcattttttttttaaatacactcatgaattatacaattttactcattttcgaaaaatgaacaaaacacacaaagactATTTTCTAAAATGCaacaaaagactaaaaatgaaaatattttttaaaaaattactcatattttaaaaatcattttcctgatTTTCAAATACACCCTTGGATTAAAACTGATGTAtatattcaaactcaaaacgAACCGTTTGTACCATACAATTTCAAAATTGTTTATCCTATCCCTACATAGACAGTTAATCTGTTGTACCAAACATCACTTGGTTTACACAACACCTTCCATGCAAGAAATTCCAGTTGGGACCAACTTACGAAATACTACCTAGTTCACACTGTGGATTGGGCCACACTGCGAAAGCCCTGCCTGGTGTTACACGCAATTGCACCTTCATCCCAAAAGCCCACAATACCACAAACTTATGGGGAAAAAATAACTATCTTGTCATTTAAGAGAATCTTGTAATCTAAATATACCTATAGGctatggcaaattattatgtggactctgatccaccttgcaaggtggacccaaatCTAAAATATACTCtatttgtcccattttatctgtcctagttactatttattggtcaaatcaacatttttttcttttcttattttcttgagtattttttacttatttttaaatttaattttttgtgtttaatagtacttttagtgtactttctaaatatataaattttgtatactaatgttaaacttaatattatgaaaaattgaattaaaaataacttcagtcaaggctcgttaatcgaaccagacacaaaatgggacggaggaaGTACAATTTACACACATAATgctcacaatttatatactgaaggttcataactaaatgttcacaatttgaattgtgaacattcaatatataaattatgaacattcagtatgtaaattgtgattgatttaccttgtaaggtggaccataGTATAACTATTGATAGGCTATAGccccattttatatttttgatttggttaatgaaatttgattaaatttatttccaatttaattttttataatattcaatttattataaggATATAAAATTCATATACTTAGAAATTACCACATTATCAAGTATTAaacattaaacaaaattaaatttaaaaacaataaaaaaaaacaaagaataaatagTTAGCTGGACtaataaatagaaaatatgaCAATTAAATTGAGACAAgaagtatattaattaataaagttttttATGCGGTGCCTTAATCTAAGTAAAAAGGTATTTGTACTCTCATAAGCAAATTGTTTTTGACCACCCActctcaaaagatatttgtactTTAAAAAGCAAAGTTTGATCcaaacgtgtatatatataaataaacacaGGATAAATTATACTTGTGTGTATGAAGATAAATTTGACAATTTCATATTCGGTTGGATAGTTGGACCCCATATTGTTTGTTAAGGGAGGTGACTTTATTAGGGCACACCCAAAAGAGAAATTATGAGTAGGAGAGTTCAATCTATGAGGTATTATTAGGAGCAGCAGCATCTTTTATTTTGTGAAAGCTAACATTTTCCATGATGGTGTGCCCCATTAACAAATGCTGATTAAGCACTCAACCACTAAATTACCCGACATGGACACGAGGAAAAGACAAGAGACCTAAAGCCTGTAAAACCGTGCATACAAGATTCTCCCACTAATCAAAGGATTAGcactaattattaattaaacccCCTCAAATTGCTGCAcccccttttaaaaaaaaattaccatttaATTAAAAGCTGCCCAGCAAAACACACCCCACCAACAagataggtttttttttttttccccttactGAAATGGGTAAGGGTGAGATGGAGAGAGACATGGTCAGAAGGCTAAGATTTACCATATAAGGCATATGTGCTTTCTGGTATAGTTGTAATAGTGGGGATTGAAATATCAGTCATTCACATGCACCCGCATTTCTGAAAATACCATTCTCTTGGCATAGCCAAAAGCCTGTTCCTTGCACGCAAACAGAAATGGGGAGAACACAAACACATTACAATTTTTGGAAATTACACTATCCACCTTTTTTGTTCATCCATGCCCCTGTATTTGTTCCTCATTTACATTGCACCCTTCATAAAAAGACCAACTTTTTTGCTGCCCTCCTCAACACAATTTGTCAATTTAGGGATTCCCAACAGTTCCAGACACTCAGTCAAATTAGATACAGGAAAAAAAATCAGGATTTTGGTATAATGGTGATGGAACTCAATGTAAATGAGGAGCACACAGAAAGCATATGTCTACAAGGATGAGAATAACTAACAGGTTAGTGGAGAAACCATTGCAGGGATGCAGAGACAGGATGGGAGGAAGAATATTATATGCAGTGCATTATTCAAGGAAGCACCTATAAAGTAAATTGAAACGATAACAATGGGCGTTAGTATTATTTGGGTGTTCTGTGGATGAGAGTGAATCAGGTAACAGTGTAACACATAAATAGCTTGAAAACTTGAAAGCCAGTCAATTATCAGCATAACAAGGAATGGTGAACATATATTACGAAAggaaaaagaagtaaaaaaagaaaaaagaaaaagaagaaaaacccaACACTTGAAAGGGAGAGAGGTTAACTCAGGTTACAACAAATATTGTAAATCAATGTGTGGAATAGTACCTAAAAGCAAGGTCAGATGCAGAGACCTCACCATTCTTTAACATCCCATAACGGCACAGTTGTAAACAAAGACCCCAGAGTGCTCCTTTACCCCAACGACCTGCCAGTCCAAGGTTCCATCCTTCATAGTTGATCCAGGAGACCAAGCACTCAAAACAATAGCTTCACCTTCTGGACCCCTTTGACCACCCACAATGAGAAGTCTTTCTCCACATGATCTGAATGCAAGACCCCAACCATTTGAAGAATCGGCTCTCACGGGAAGTCTTCCCAACACATCCCACGAGTTCTTTTCCATGTCATATTTCTTTACCATGTTGGTTAGATACTCAACTGCAAACAGTTGGTCCCTAACAACTGCTACAAGTGGAGGTGCCTGGGCAGCTCTATTAACATTTGGATACATGCCCTCTATTTTTCTCCACTTCCTTGTCTTTAGATCAAACTCCTCCCCACAAGTTAATGAGTCAGTGACACTGGTCATCCCACCAATCACATAGAATTTTCCATGCATGAAGAAACCAGAACATAACCGACGTGGGGAGTGCATGTTGGGTAATATCTCCCATCTACCAGTTGAAGAATCATAAAGCTCAGCAGACTTTAGTACATTCCCATTCTTGTCGCTTCCCCCAGCAACAATGGCAATCGATCCAAGACTACCAGATGCAAACAAACAACGAGGATGGTTCATAACATCACACTTGGCCCAATTATGCCCAACTAAACTGTACTTCCATATAGCAAAATCAAACAATTCGCGACCAAAAACAAGCAACTCACTTCCCACAGCTAACGACTCCTTATCAGCATAGTTAAAACAGTCATCACATGGTATTTTAGGCAATCGGAACCATTTATTTCTAAAGGGGTCGAAAGCTTCCCAACCCCTGGGATCAGCTACCATATAAACCCAATGCTCAATAATTCCCAAATGTCTTCGCAACTCATATAAATACCCACTTTTAACTAACAAGTTGAACCTTGAATTTAAGCATGACAGGGAAGCATAATCTGATCTACAAGTCCGAGCTAGACATGTCAACGCAACATCATTATGTAGACCGGGAAGGAGAGAATCATTTGATCCTAACTTATAGCAACCATCTTCCTCTCCACCAGACCTCATTTCCAAACCCTGTTCATTGTCCTCCAGATGAGCACAATCAGGTGAGGACTTATTAATCCTATTGGAACAAGAGATATTCAATTTCTTAGTTTCATGGGCTTCAAAACCCATCCTGTCAAACTTACTCCGGCTAAGACAGCCAAAATGGCAGCCGTTTTAAGTTTAACTATTTCCAATCCAACAGCAAACCCCTACCCATTTTctcacaaaaaattattatgatttgGTCGAGGGACAAAAACTCCTCTATTCCAACTCCAGCAAAATTAACGAACCTCTGATCAATATAAAATCAAACTATCATAATAAGGCCTCAAACTGACAACAGATTTATCGAACCCTCACTCCCACGCCGGATTTCTCTATCAACTAATCCAAATACCTTCAAATGATCATTGACTGAAATTAAATAcgaaaaatacataaattgtcTGCCGAAGAAGAAAAGTGATATACGGATGAAATTTTTAGGTATTGAGGAAGAGAAATAGAGAAAGGTTGGGATCCAAACCGGAGTTGAGAGGCTATCCAGATCGCAGGTGGGAATCTGACACTGCTCTGCCCGGTCAGATGCGAAGATGAAGCGGAGGATGCGTTTCCACCGGAGAAAGGATAGCGATTAGATCCAATTCACGAGGTACGCAACCGGAAAACATGCCGGAGACGATTCCCGGCGAGCATTTAACCGAATCAATGTTATGAAAGAGAATTTTAGAGAGAGTGAGATTGCGGCCTTGGGGTTCGGTACTTTCTAACAGGAAACTGAtagggaaagaaaaagaatgaaacGGCAAGTATTTAGCGCAACTGCGCTAtgcaatttttattctttttatttttatttttatttttaaaataataatcaaagcagCGGCCAATTGGATCTGTTTTTCCTCTAGCTAAAATGTGCAAACATTAGAAAATTCATTTTGGCTCAATGCTTACTTTGGTCCTTGTACTTTATACGGAGTAACACTTTTGTACTTGAATtataggaaaataaaaattttcgcCTCTTAATTATATCTAAGTTATATCATAGGCATTcaaattgatgaaaattttcaCATTACCATATGGTAATCTTACATTCAAATATTTCACATTACCTAAGGTAATCGTAATTTCTTGAGCCAAACACGCCcttataattcattaattttgttatatttttttttgaaaataaacaacCCATACATTAATTAAAAAGATGTAATAAACAATCGGGGGGAGAGAACTCCCAAGTACAACGAACAAACTGAGAGTCAGTGTTCCTAGCTAGAGTGTGAGCTAACTGGTTCGCTGAACATGATAGTCTTTGTACTCTTATTTACTAAATAtggagtactttttttttttttttaaatatggagtACTTTTTTTGTGATTCcatctcaagaaaaaaaaacttttattttattttgatacaTTCTTTGAACAAAAAATATCAATGCATTAAATCATCAATCAAAATATCCATAATAGACAAAACCGGTGCATGAAGTCACTCGCCACAACCTGAGTAAATCAGCACATaaaaggatgtaaatcatgataactcaactgaacacagaggctagaccTTTGCTCAATGCGTACAAGaagcccctcactttgagaggctGCTCCCACACTGCCGCTGGCGAGACTTGATCCCTGGTCTCTTCTCCCTAGAAGAAGTGATTCGATTGCATTCTAATATGCCTATACCAATTTAATAAAGaatatcatatttaattgaggtttaatttttaagattattttcttttattctataaatttgtatttttttacggagttaatttcatttttttttttcatagcaTCCCTtattggtcttagtattattgttgcatgatcatttttttgcCATCCATCATATATAAAATCTATTTAGATGATGTTAAATAGGagagtatttttcttttaatactaataataaagaaatttatttaccaattaatgagttaattttattttttatcataaatttcatcccatttttagttttttttttttataacatccTCCATTGGTTCTagcattattgtggcatgatcatttttagtcatatacttatatgtaaaaaaaagctatttaaatgacattaaaaatgacgttaatacatatattatttgtgtatatatactaatatatgtgagtACTAGCTtagtattatagatattttatttattcatgtGTATATTGTAAAAACATAGTATGTATACAATTTATCAAAAttgtttacattattattaaacaaaacataaattctttatcttaaaaaaaaaactatttctcTATAATTTTCAAATACGATGATTAAAATTTACTACCTTTAAgaattgtaaaatattatttaaattaaacatttttattgtttttatttatcaatattttaatattgagcaTTGAATTTGTGTGCATATATAGTGCATACAGAATGCGagtaacaaaataaatataaaactacAATGAAAAATGTATAGGACTATAATTCTAAACGAGCTTGTTAAACTGTGTACTGCAACTATTTCATCTTttgttatttgaaaaatatgtaGCTTCTGTTGTTTCCAAGCACACATAATTAGGAGTATAGTGCTTACTAATCTCATAAGGCTACAAAATTAAGTGGCAAACATTAAACATGTTAACCAAAGTAGTTTATACGATTGATTAATTGCTAAATTGAGcctataaaaaaggaa contains these protein-coding regions:
- the LOC116017167 gene encoding F-box/kelch-repeat protein At5g60570 yields the protein MGFEAHETKKLNISCSNRINKSSPDCAHLEDNEQGLEMRSGGEEDGCYKLGSNDSLLPGLHNDVALTCLARTCRSDYASLSCLNSRFNLLVKSGYLYELRRHLGIIEHWVYMVADPRGWEAFDPFRNKWFRLPKIPCDDCFNYADKESLAVGSELLVFGRELFDFAIWKYSLVGHNWAKCDVMNHPRCLFASGSLGSIAIVAGGSDKNGNVLKSAELYDSSTGRWEILPNMHSPRRLCSGFFMHGKFYVIGGMTSVTDSLTCGEEFDLKTRKWRKIEGMYPNVNRAAQAPPLVAVVRDQLFAVEYLTNMVKKYDMEKNSWDVLGRLPVRADSSNGWGLAFRSCGERLLIVGGQRGPEGEAIVLSAWSPGSTMKDGTLDWQVVGVKEHSGVFVYNCAVMGC